One window of the Lactobacillus sp. PV034 genome contains the following:
- a CDS encoding Rib/alpha-like domain-containing protein: MLSKRNYQERLRKMEQKTERFSIRKLSVGAASVLIGLSFLGFNAHSAQAATTENTNNDAKATTDAKVASVDSQAKNINVASSAAQPATEKADATSSAAVKSEAPASSAAVKSDAKVATSNASSSAAESEELKSLAAKGAVIGKNAQGTYAMLDATQATDPEATVYKNSQDVQDWAGFISALSDANVDHINITKDITVTGKVNGTSVTQPVLYGGRQKLDAKDVARKVTISGNNNTIDFTNQNLDLTDANQGDNHAAWDMTFEDVTIKAAPLKASSAQTDIGSYSPISLTKVSADKQALDTITFRNVTAEVNGRSIITGMLTNSAGAANTGYEKYTLVLEGTNNLTNTPWDKGLTPGDDGDAISAGYIVVNNGTTTIDMKSTKSYNLQYGGAAVRANGDYVKDKATGQFTKSPLDVKEGATLNIKGGKDVKGIVALGTGAQLVGGSVNIDGNVNMDLADGHSIAVYSGNLVTGKTGKLDITTKMSAYEGGLGHLAMANLNGTQFGVLSIGTGIPGAAAIITSDNRIEDNGSIKIVRNTTDKGANPMITMGTGASSGNTTLRIDVNEGATLDLQDHEQQTALGMIFMPGWVGGPAGENLAGYVNFNNPEYVNLQRLNPTLPEIGGSFIFNQRQKQQDTITNTPVAQWNRANLSDNPDYTWMITNSQSRGRVSMSADGFAPIGFNPQALAPIQKAASSYLTSNGSVVMGATQGAGQYNGSQKANENTNQGTITAGANSQYLNSFLNNFSWWTPQRIAMGSKLLEKDSPIKSSDKDLYDPEVQTIDGTTQQSLKNLDPNKGIKDLLEAKVTTDENGKQVMGSTPVANWQDLVSSVTWYDSAKDAAEWDKEMVDAEGKPEAQPQNPTGQLKKTDKSAWAKVTYKDGSVDFVDIPLNITDAYGNVYKPSYKDTTVTIGKKVEVPVTITKNGEPATAAPEGTQYAIDQTYLNDVPAGVTVEINPDNGTISVSTTPDAKPIDLEIPVVVNYPDGSANGTTAKVNVIPTDANEYQPSYKPVNVKQGESVETGVPTYTDADGKTAKAPEGTTYKIPEGTKLPEGVTAKVDPNTGNVTVTTSSNTPEGPVFVPVTVTYPDGSSETVDAPIAVGPNTFIGTDYSVVVKETLKNLHETTANSMYPDPMSTVDSITWWNNADVRKGKDVAGHKITNYNDIKAEWIIPINTNVDKASMEAPLPGVTELSADASKNPSIKLTFGQNSELIKETGTNLFATPEHSLTLSGGWYGPAIEMQGAAPVADAASKKTEVNPAKAGDKLTDAELALINTTNLDKLTANKPVSYTWANDLKAGDTKGTVRITFQDKDKNGQPTYLDVELPAGSLNVVNPKTDADKYTPEGQDVHTNVGGHPEASQGIANIPSLPTGTKYTWKDGEPDTKTPGTKPATVVVTYPDGSKDEVPVKVIVDQPGKPYSENATGTPIVTPKGVMPNPSQGIGNKGDLDPDTKYSWKDNKAPDVTTIGVKPVVITVTYPDGNTQDVPTKVIVTGTEKPGDPGITNPDDSKYKDLFHTVTRTIVTETTNSDGSKTEATSVQKVVFGRSKTVDNQGNTTYSGYTIYDTTTNKLTNDKTGTFTKVVVPQHDGYVSQVNGVESKEVPEVTGVTAETPNSTVTITYVKAGSDAAKYTPEGQPVNTKQGVVPDASEGIKNKGDLPTGTKYTWKTTPDVTTSGSHPAVVVVTYPDGSQDEVPVTVIVPAPEGQNVNTPQGVVPDPADGIKNKGDMPTGTKYEWKDTPDVNTIGNHPAVVVVTYPDGKTEEVPVTVVVTEPSTPVVTPTDADTYTPEGQPIDTPEGVVPNPADGISNKDQLPGGTTYTWQDPGKVADDVKKPGTHPEVIVVTYPDGSTDTVTVDVNVPTPEPKPINTPQGVVPDPSQGIKNPDKMPAGTKYEWADGTPDVTTIGTHPVTIKVIYPDGTTGTIETTITVEPHATDNSNKGNGDYTDTTGVHGNGLNDDESARVHGNGLYGDDYANRVHSSFYGDDNDGNGNGRAKTLPQTGAEANMAGLLGLMIASVGAILGLAADKKRKN, translated from the coding sequence ATGTTATCAAAACGAAATTATCAAGAACGTTTACGAAAGATGGAACAAAAGACCGAACGTTTCTCAATTCGTAAATTATCCGTTGGTGCTGCTTCAGTATTAATCGGATTATCATTCTTAGGATTCAACGCACACAGTGCTCAAGCTGCAACTACTGAGAATACTAATAATGATGCAAAGGCAACTACTGATGCTAAAGTTGCTTCAGTAGATAGCCAAGCTAAAAATATTAATGTTGCTTCATCAGCAGCACAACCTGCAACTGAAAAAGCTGACGCAACTAGCTCAGCAGCAGTTAAGTCAGAAGCTCCAGCATCAAGTGCTGCAGTAAAATCTGATGCTAAAGTAGCAACTTCAAACGCAAGTTCATCAGCAGCTGAAAGTGAAGAACTTAAGTCATTAGCTGCTAAGGGTGCTGTAATTGGTAAGAACGCACAAGGTACTTACGCAATGTTAGATGCCACTCAAGCTACTGATCCAGAAGCAACAGTTTACAAGAACTCACAAGATGTTCAAGACTGGGCTGGCTTCATCAGCGCATTGAGCGACGCAAACGTTGATCACATCAACATTACTAAAGATATTACTGTTACTGGTAAGGTAAACGGTACTAGCGTAACTCAACCTGTATTATACGGTGGTCGTCAAAAGCTTGATGCTAAGGATGTTGCACGTAAAGTTACTATTAGTGGTAACAACAACACTATCGACTTTACTAACCAAAACTTAGACCTTACTGATGCTAACCAAGGTGATAACCACGCAGCTTGGGATATGACTTTTGAAGATGTAACTATTAAAGCTGCTCCATTAAAGGCTTCAAGTGCTCAAACTGATATTGGTTCTTACTCACCAATTTCACTTACTAAGGTTAGTGCAGACAAGCAAGCTCTTGATACTATTACTTTCAGAAACGTAACTGCTGAAGTTAATGGTCGTTCAATTATTACTGGTATGCTTACTAACTCAGCTGGTGCTGCAAACACTGGTTACGAAAAGTACACTTTAGTATTAGAAGGTACTAACAACTTAACTAACACTCCATGGGATAAAGGTTTAACCCCTGGTGATGATGGTGATGCTATTTCAGCAGGTTACATTGTAGTTAACAATGGTACTACTACTATTGATATGAAGAGCACCAAAAGCTACAACTTACAATACGGTGGTGCTGCAGTTCGTGCTAACGGTGACTACGTAAAAGATAAGGCTACTGGTCAATTTACTAAATCTCCATTAGACGTTAAAGAAGGCGCAACTTTAAACATCAAAGGTGGTAAGGATGTTAAAGGTATCGTTGCTTTAGGTACTGGTGCTCAATTAGTTGGTGGTAGTGTTAACATTGACGGTAACGTTAACATGGATTTAGCTGACGGTCACTCAATTGCTGTTTACTCAGGTAACTTAGTAACTGGTAAGACTGGTAAGTTAGACATCACTACTAAGATGAGTGCTTACGAAGGCGGTCTTGGACATTTAGCAATGGCTAACTTAAATGGTACCCAATTTGGTGTTCTTTCAATCGGTACTGGTATTCCAGGTGCTGCAGCCATAATTACTAGTGATAACCGTATTGAAGACAACGGTTCAATTAAGATTGTACGTAACACCACTGATAAGGGTGCTAACCCAATGATTACTATGGGTACTGGTGCTTCATCTGGTAACACTACTTTAAGAATTGATGTTAACGAAGGTGCTACTTTAGACTTACAAGATCATGAACAACAAACTGCTCTTGGTATGATCTTTATGCCAGGTTGGGTTGGTGGACCAGCTGGTGAAAACTTAGCAGGCTACGTAAACTTCAACAACCCAGAATACGTAAACTTACAACGTTTGAACCCAACTCTTCCAGAAATTGGTGGTTCATTCATCTTCAACCAACGTCAAAAACAACAAGATACTATTACTAACACTCCAGTTGCTCAATGGAACAGAGCTAACTTAAGTGACAACCCTGACTACACTTGGATGATTACCAACTCACAATCACGTGGTCGTGTATCAATGAGTGCTGACGGATTTGCTCCAATCGGCTTTAACCCACAAGCACTTGCTCCAATTCAAAAGGCTGCTTCATCATACTTAACTTCAAACGGTTCAGTTGTGATGGGTGCAACTCAAGGTGCTGGTCAATACAACGGTTCACAAAAGGCTAACGAAAACACTAACCAAGGTACTATTACTGCTGGTGCTAACAGCCAATACTTAAACAGCTTCTTAAACAACTTTAGCTGGTGGACTCCACAACGTATCGCAATGGGTAGCAAGCTTCTTGAAAAGGATTCTCCAATTAAGTCATCAGACAAAGACTTATACGATCCAGAAGTTCAAACTATTGATGGTACTACCCAACAAAGCTTGAAGAACTTAGATCCTAATAAGGGTATCAAAGATCTTTTAGAAGCTAAGGTAACTACTGATGAAAACGGTAAGCAAGTAATGGGTTCAACTCCAGTTGCTAACTGGCAAGACCTTGTTTCAAGCGTAACTTGGTACGACTCAGCTAAAGATGCTGCAGAATGGGACAAGGAAATGGTTGATGCTGAAGGTAAGCCAGAAGCACAACCTCAAAACCCAACTGGTCAATTGAAGAAGACTGATAAATCAGCTTGGGCAAAAGTTACCTACAAAGATGGTTCTGTTGACTTTGTTGACATTCCATTAAATATTACTGATGCTTACGGTAACGTTTACAAGCCAAGCTACAAGGATACTACTGTAACTATTGGTAAGAAGGTTGAAGTTCCTGTAACTATTACTAAGAATGGTGAACCAGCAACTGCTGCTCCAGAAGGAACTCAATACGCTATTGACCAAACTTACTTAAACGATGTTCCAGCTGGTGTTACAGTTGAAATTAACCCTGATAACGGTACTATTTCTGTTTCAACTACTCCTGATGCAAAACCTATCGACTTAGAAATTCCAGTTGTTGTAAACTACCCAGATGGTTCTGCAAACGGTACTACTGCTAAGGTAAACGTTATTCCAACTGATGCTAACGAATACCAACCATCATACAAGCCTGTAAATGTAAAACAAGGTGAAAGCGTTGAAACTGGTGTACCAACTTACACTGACGCAGATGGTAAGACTGCTAAGGCTCCAGAAGGAACTACTTACAAGATTCCAGAAGGAACTAAATTACCAGAAGGCGTAACTGCTAAGGTAGATCCAAACACTGGTAACGTAACTGTAACTACTAGTTCAAACACTCCAGAAGGTCCTGTATTTGTACCAGTAACAGTAACTTACCCAGATGGTTCAAGCGAAACTGTTGATGCACCAATCGCTGTAGGTCCTAACACCTTCATCGGTACTGATTACAGTGTAGTTGTAAAAGAAACATTGAAGAACCTTCACGAAACCACTGCTAACAGCATGTACCCAGATCCAATGTCAACTGTTGATAGCATTACTTGGTGGAACAATGCTGATGTACGTAAGGGTAAAGATGTAGCTGGTCACAAGATTACTAACTACAACGACATCAAGGCAGAATGGATTATTCCAATCAACACTAATGTAGACAAGGCTTCTATGGAAGCTCCACTTCCAGGTGTTACTGAATTAAGTGCTGATGCATCTAAGAACCCATCAATTAAGCTTACATTTGGTCAAAATAGTGAATTGATTAAGGAAACAGGTACTAACTTATTCGCAACTCCTGAACACTCATTAACTTTATCAGGTGGTTGGTATGGCCCAGCTATCGAAATGCAAGGTGCTGCTCCAGTAGCAGATGCTGCTTCTAAGAAGACTGAAGTTAACCCAGCTAAAGCAGGTGACAAATTAACTGATGCTGAATTAGCATTAATTAATACTACTAACTTAGACAAGTTAACTGCTAACAAGCCTGTATCATACACTTGGGCAAACGACCTTAAGGCTGGCGATACTAAGGGTACTGTACGTATCACTTTCCAAGACAAGGATAAGAATGGTCAACCAACTTACTTAGACGTTGAATTACCAGCAGGTTCACTTAACGTTGTAAATCCTAAGACTGATGCTGACAAGTACACTCCAGAAGGCCAAGATGTTCACACTAATGTTGGTGGACACCCAGAAGCATCACAAGGTATTGCAAACATCCCATCACTTCCAACAGGTACTAAGTACACTTGGAAAGATGGTGAACCAGATACCAAGACTCCAGGAACTAAGCCAGCAACTGTTGTTGTAACTTACCCAGATGGTTCTAAGGATGAAGTTCCAGTTAAGGTTATCGTTGATCAACCAGGTAAGCCTTACTCAGAAAACGCAACTGGTACTCCAATTGTTACTCCTAAGGGTGTAATGCCAAACCCATCACAAGGTATTGGTAACAAGGGTGATTTAGATCCTGATACTAAGTACAGTTGGAAAGATAATAAAGCACCAGATGTTACTACAATTGGTGTTAAACCAGTAGTTATTACAGTAACTTACCCAGATGGCAATACTCAAGATGTGCCTACTAAGGTTATCGTTACTGGTACTGAAAAACCAGGTGACCCAGGTATCACTAACCCAGATGATTCTAAGTACAAAGACTTATTCCACACTGTAACTAGAACTATCGTCACTGAAACCACAAATTCAGATGGTTCTAAGACTGAAGCTACAAGTGTACAAAAGGTAGTATTCGGTAGATCTAAGACTGTTGATAACCAAGGTAACACTACTTACAGTGGTTACACTATTTACGACACTACTACTAACAAGTTAACTAATGATAAGACTGGTACCTTTACTAAGGTTGTTGTACCTCAACACGATGGTTACGTATCACAAGTTAACGGTGTTGAATCTAAAGAAGTTCCAGAAGTAACTGGTGTTACTGCTGAAACTCCAAACTCAACTGTAACTATTACTTACGTTAAGGCTGGTTCAGATGCTGCTAAGTACACTCCAGAAGGTCAACCTGTAAACACTAAGCAAGGTGTAGTTCCAGATGCTTCAGAAGGTATCAAGAACAAGGGTGATTTACCAACTGGTACTAAGTACACTTGGAAGACTACTCCAGATGTAACTACTTCAGGTAGCCACCCAGCAGTAGTTGTAGTAACTTACCCAGATGGTTCACAAGATGAAGTTCCTGTAACTGTAATTGTTCCAGCTCCAGAAGGTCAAAACGTTAATACTCCACAAGGTGTAGTTCCAGATCCAGCAGATGGTATTAAGAACAAGGGTGATATGCCAACTGGTACTAAGTACGAATGGAAAGATACTCCAGACGTAAATACTATTGGTAACCACCCAGCAGTAGTTGTAGTAACTTACCCAGATGGTAAGACTGAAGAAGTTCCTGTAACTGTAGTTGTTACTGAACCTTCTACTCCAGTTGTAACTCCAACAGATGCTGATACTTACACTCCAGAAGGTCAACCAATTGATACTCCAGAAGGTGTAGTTCCAAACCCAGCAGATGGTATTTCAAACAAGGATCAATTACCAGGCGGTACTACTTACACTTGGCAAGATCCAGGTAAGGTTGCTGACGATGTTAAGAAACCTGGTACTCACCCAGAAGTTATCGTTGTAACTTACCCAGATGGCTCAACTGATACTGTAACTGTTGATGTTAACGTACCAACTCCAGAACCAAAACCAATTAACACTCCACAAGGTGTTGTTCCAGATCCATCACAAGGTATCAAGAACCCTGACAAGATGCCAGCAGGCACTAAGTATGAATGGGCAGATGGTACTCCAGATGTTACTACTATTGGTACTCACCCAGTAACTATTAAGGTTATTTACCCAGATGGTACTACTGGTACTAT
- a CDS encoding type I toxin-antitoxin system Fst family toxin, giving the protein MRKFMVFKQIIAPIIVGLIIQLFDYWLNYRGNKK; this is encoded by the coding sequence ATGAGGAAGTTTATGGTATTTAAACAAATAATTGCTCCCATAATAGTTGGACTAATTATTCAATTATTTGACTATTGGTTAAACTATCGGGGCAATAAAAAGTAG
- a CDS encoding type I toxin-antitoxin system Fst family toxin gives MIFRFVIAPIIVGIILKLFDYWLNHRSNKR, from the coding sequence ATGATATTTAGATTTGTAATTGCTCCCATAATAGTCGGGATAATTCTAAAATTATTTGACTACTGGTTAAATCATCGGAGCAACAAACGATAG
- a CDS encoding type I toxin-antitoxin system Fst family toxin produces MKYIIAPIIVGIMLKLFDYWLNHRDNKK; encoded by the coding sequence ATAAAATATATTATTGCTCCAATAATAGTAGGGATAATGTTAAAGTTATTCGATTACTGGTTAAACCATCGGGACAATAAAAAGTAG
- a CDS encoding amino acid permease, which yields MEEINDTPQTRAEDKKYNRLTAFKLFAMTSSMVISVNELAPFGKTGPTALFYLLLAGIIWFIPITKISGEMASVDGWDKGGIFTWVKGTLGEKTGWTAMFMQWIHITVGMNTMMYVIIGALSITFGTPWFNTTPAVRFGLMMVILWGIVLFELVGIKKVGRVAEWLFALGIALPVVLLIICFFVYLIQGRPVQFTLNWSNMIPHELTGTTLVAFVPFMLAFCGGEASAPNVKYLKKPSQYSKVMLALAATAICFDLLGSLAIGMTVPKGSIQNSTGFVYAFETLLNSIGLPGSILAKIIGVLLACGVVGELGNWLAGPSQGMFEAAKEGYMPKYFAQSTKRDVPIRLIALQALIVTISAIVVTFSSGENSDFAFNVSLAATTAQYLIVYIVMLVAYIALKLNHENLKRTYYMSKSKIWSIIVAIIALIITIVAFFISFIPAEGTPSHLHGLYVGTMIGMCLCTVILPLVIYHYHDGFKNKK from the coding sequence GTGGAAGAAATAAATGATACACCCCAAACTCGTGCAGAGGACAAAAAATACAATCGTTTAACTGCCTTTAAGTTGTTTGCGATGACTAGTTCAATGGTTATTTCCGTTAATGAACTAGCACCATTTGGTAAAACTGGTCCAACTGCCTTGTTCTATCTTTTACTAGCAGGAATTATCTGGTTTATTCCAATTACTAAGATTTCTGGTGAAATGGCCTCGGTTGATGGCTGGGATAAAGGTGGTATTTTTACTTGGGTTAAGGGAACCTTAGGTGAGAAGACCGGTTGGACCGCGATGTTTATGCAGTGGATCCATATCACCGTCGGCATGAATACGATGATGTATGTGATCATCGGCGCCTTATCGATTACCTTTGGTACACCATGGTTCAATACTACGCCAGCAGTTAGGTTTGGCTTAATGATGGTGATTCTGTGGGGAATTGTGCTATTTGAACTAGTCGGAATCAAAAAAGTAGGACGCGTAGCCGAATGGTTATTTGCTTTGGGTATTGCATTGCCTGTTGTCTTATTGATTATTTGTTTCTTTGTCTATTTAATTCAGGGTCGTCCTGTACAATTCACTCTTAACTGGAGTAATATGATCCCACATGAATTAACTGGTACCACCTTAGTAGCCTTTGTACCATTTATGTTAGCCTTTTGTGGTGGGGAAGCCTCAGCCCCAAACGTTAAGTACCTTAAAAAGCCAAGCCAATATTCTAAAGTTATGCTTGCCTTAGCAGCTACTGCTATCTGCTTTGACTTATTAGGAAGTTTAGCAATCGGAATGACTGTACCAAAGGGCAGCATCCAAAACTCTACTGGTTTTGTGTATGCCTTTGAAACTTTACTTAACTCAATTGGCTTACCAGGCAGTATTTTAGCTAAAATCATTGGTGTCTTATTAGCTTGTGGGGTTGTTGGTGAACTCGGTAACTGGTTGGCTGGTCCTAGTCAAGGGATGTTTGAAGCTGCTAAAGAAGGTTACATGCCAAAATACTTTGCTCAATCAACTAAGCGTGATGTACCAATTCGTTTAATTGCTTTGCAAGCATTGATTGTAACTATTTCTGCAATTGTGGTGACATTCTCTAGTGGTGAAAACTCTGACTTTGCCTTTAATGTTTCCTTAGCAGCAACTACTGCTCAATACTTGATTGTTTATATTGTGATGCTTGTTGCTTACATTGCCCTTAAGCTAAATCATGAAAATCTAAAACGTACATATTATATGTCCAAGAGCAAGATTTGGAGTATTATCGTTGCTATTATTGCTTTAATTATTACAATTGTTGCTTTCTTCATTAGCTTTATTCCAGCAGAAGGTACACCAAGTCACTTACATGGTTTATATGTGGGAACAATGATTGGTATGTGTTTATGTACCGTAATCTTGCCATTAGTGATCTATCACTATCATGATGGTTTTAAGAATAAAAAATAA
- a CDS encoding D-2-hydroxyacid dehydrogenase, whose amino-acid sequence MTKIFAYAIRDDEKPFLEEWKNAHKDIDVDYTEELLTPETAKLAKGADGVVVYQQLDYTPETLQALADAGVTKMSLRNVGVDNIDMDKAKELGFEITNVPVYSPDAIAEHAAIQAARILRQDKRMDEKMAKRDLRWAPTIGREVRDQVVGVIGTGHIGQVFMQIMEGFGAKVIAYDIFKNPELEKKGYYVDSLDDLYKQADVISLHVPDVPANVHMINDDSISKMKDDVVIINVSRGPLVDIDAVIRGLDSGKIFGYVMDTYEGEVGIFNEDWEGKEFPDKKLADLIDRPNVLVTPHTAFYTTHAVRNMVTKAFDNNLAMVEGKEPESPVKLDKD is encoded by the coding sequence ATGACTAAGATTTTTGCTTACGCAATCCGTGACGACGAAAAGCCTTTCTTAGAAGAATGGAAGAACGCTCACAAAGATATTGACGTTGACTACACTGAAGAACTTTTAACTCCAGAAACTGCTAAGTTAGCTAAGGGTGCTGATGGTGTTGTTGTTTACCAACAATTAGACTACACCCCAGAAACTCTTCAAGCATTAGCTGATGCTGGTGTTACTAAGATGTCATTACGTAACGTTGGTGTTGATAACATTGATATGGACAAGGCTAAGGAATTAGGCTTCGAAATTACTAATGTTCCTGTTTACTCACCAGATGCTATTGCTGAACACGCAGCAATCCAAGCAGCTCGTATCTTACGTCAAGACAAGCGTATGGACGAAAAGATGGCTAAACGTGACTTACGTTGGGCTCCTACTATTGGTCGTGAAGTTCGTGACCAAGTTGTTGGTGTTATCGGTACTGGTCACATTGGTCAAGTATTTATGCAAATTATGGAAGGTTTCGGCGCAAAGGTTATTGCTTACGATATCTTCAAGAACCCAGAACTTGAAAAGAAGGGTTACTACGTAGACAGCCTTGATGACTTATACAAGCAAGCTGACGTAATTTCACTTCACGTTCCTGACGTTCCAGCTAACGTTCACATGATTAACGATGACTCAATCAGCAAGATGAAGGATGACGTAGTTATCATCAACGTATCACGTGGTCCACTTGTTGACATCGACGCAGTTATCCGTGGCTTAGACTCAGGTAAGATCTTTGGTTACGTTATGGATACTTACGAAGGTGAAGTTGGTATCTTCAACGAAGATTGGGAAGGTAAAGAATTCCCAGACAAGAAGTTAGCTGACTTAATCGATCGTCCAAACGTTTTAGTAACTCCACACACTGCTTTCTACACTACTCACGCAGTTAGAAACATGGTTACTAAGGCCTTTGATAACAACTTAGCTATGGTTGAAGGTAAAGAACCTGAATCACCAGTTAAGTTAGACAAAGACTAA
- a CDS encoding AI-2E family transporter produces MQKAWQNFKANVPLRRTVVLAIIICVLYLARSLMNTILLTFIFTYLIVHLINLVKKHLPKLPSQVVVVVTYLLVIALIYLGVTIYIPIISHQTVKMVHSVVKFYQNNDWDWIMKSVHHYVSNAELAAQAKKGMGIVFHAVTGFGTLTVSIVMSLLLSFFYTIDLKDLHKFSQAFVNTGILKWFFEDIFYFGKKFVNTFGVVLEAQFLIAICNTVLTLIGLIVLRIPQIFALGIIVFVLSLIPVAGVIISLIPLGIVSYTVGGIQYVIYIFIMIMVIHAVESYVLNPKLMASKTELPIFYTFVCLLVGEHFFGIWGLIVAVPIFTFLLDILGIKPVKTKHQLHLKKTEKIFK; encoded by the coding sequence ATGCAAAAAGCCTGGCAAAATTTTAAAGCAAATGTGCCACTGCGACGGACAGTCGTTCTGGCGATTATAATATGTGTGCTTTATTTGGCACGTTCGCTGATGAATACAATCCTGCTGACTTTCATCTTTACTTATTTAATAGTTCATTTGATTAATTTGGTTAAAAAGCATTTACCTAAACTACCGTCCCAGGTAGTAGTTGTAGTGACGTATTTATTGGTGATTGCGCTAATTTATCTGGGAGTCACAATTTATATTCCAATTATTTCTCACCAGACGGTCAAAATGGTTCATTCTGTAGTGAAGTTTTATCAAAATAATGATTGGGACTGGATTATGAAATCTGTTCACCATTATGTCAGCAATGCAGAACTAGCTGCTCAGGCTAAGAAAGGGATGGGAATAGTTTTCCATGCAGTAACGGGATTTGGAACTTTAACAGTTTCAATTGTGATGTCCTTGCTGCTGAGTTTCTTTTATACTATTGATTTAAAAGACTTACACAAGTTCTCCCAAGCATTCGTCAATACAGGAATCTTAAAATGGTTCTTTGAAGATATTTTTTATTTTGGTAAAAAATTCGTTAATACTTTTGGCGTAGTACTAGAAGCCCAATTTTTGATAGCAATTTGTAATACAGTTTTGACTTTAATTGGCTTGATTGTTTTACGCATTCCGCAGATTTTTGCTTTAGGAATTATTGTCTTCGTCTTAAGTTTGATTCCAGTAGCCGGTGTAATTATTTCATTGATACCTCTTGGGATAGTTTCTTATACTGTCGGCGGCATTCAATATGTGATCTATATCTTCATCATGATTATGGTGATTCATGCAGTTGAATCTTATGTGCTTAACCCGAAGTTAATGGCTAGCAAAACTGAATTGCCAATTTTCTATACCTTTGTTTGCTTGTTAGTAGGGGAGCACTTCTTTGGAATTTGGGGTTTAATTGTTGCGGTGCCAATCTTTACCTTCTTATTAGATATTTTAGGAATTAAACCGGTGAAGACCAAACATCAGCTTCATCTTAAGAAAACAGAAAAAATATTTAAATAA
- a CDS encoding type II toxin-antitoxin system PemK/MazF family toxin, with protein MNYLEKGDLILVNLNPVKGHEQAGMRPAMIVSNNGFNKMCNGMYKIVPITSKIKDFPLNINLPEGLPVHGQLLLSQEKAIDLNSRPHKKVGKAPADFVKEVDRIIALTY; from the coding sequence TTGAATTATTTAGAAAAGGGAGATTTAATCTTGGTAAATCTTAATCCAGTAAAGGGACATGAACAGGCTGGTATGCGTCCAGCAATGATTGTTTCTAATAATGGTTTTAATAAGATGTGTAATGGAATGTATAAAATAGTTCCTATTACATCAAAAATTAAAGATTTCCCTTTAAATATAAATTTACCAGAAGGTCTGCCAGTTCACGGTCAGCTTTTATTGTCCCAAGAAAAAGCGATTGACTTAAATTCCAGACCACATAAAAAAGTAGGCAAGGCACCAGCTGACTTCGTAAAAGAAGTTGATAGGATCATTGCACTTACCTACTAA
- a CDS encoding AbrB/MazE/SpoVT family DNA-binding domain-containing protein — translation MENVKLKKWGNSQGIRLPKSILTEAHVKPDDTFIVRIDKNKNIILEKKKKPQTIEELFEGFDYKKYWADWEKEHPNESVEYDWGEPQGREIW, via the coding sequence ATGGAAAATGTAAAACTGAAAAAATGGGGTAACTCTCAAGGTATAAGATTACCCAAAAGTATTTTAACTGAAGCTCATGTAAAACCTGATGATACTTTTATCGTAAGAATTGATAAAAATAAAAATATTATTCTAGAAAAAAAGAAAAAGCCTCAAACAATTGAAGAACTATTTGAGGGTTTTGATTATAAGAAGTATTGGGCTGATTGGGAAAAAGAACATCCTAATGAGTCTGTTGAATATGACTGGGGTGAACCACAAGGCAGAGAAATTTGGTAA
- a CDS encoding SH3 domain-containing protein, protein MTQSKLITTFPAGTSIKYDAFSRHGGYVWIR, encoded by the coding sequence ATGACGCAAAGTAAACTAATTACCACCTTCCCAGCTGGAACATCAATTAAATATGATGCTTTTTCTCGTCACGGTGGATATGTCTGGATTAGATAG